The Henckelia pumila isolate YLH828 chromosome 2, ASM3356847v2, whole genome shotgun sequence genome includes a window with the following:
- the LOC140877818 gene encoding uncharacterized mitochondrial protein AtMg00710-like → MNRTLLDRVRCMLINASLPKSFWEEALSTACYLVNRCPSNAIGFKSPIEKRSETPADYSNLRVLGCLAYAHLKQDKLEARAVRYEKDSQISVNDKLLIEVESSVPDEGPDEMQDDNVTARDQTED, encoded by the exons ATGAATAGAACTCTTCTGGATagggtcagatgtatgttgatcaatgcttctCTTCCTAAGTCCTTCTGGGAAGAAGCATTATCTACTGCGTGCTATTTGGTCAATAGGTGTCCATCCAACGCAATTGGTTTCAAGTCACCAATAGAAAAGAGGAGTGAAACACCTGCAGACTATTCAAACTTGAGGGTATTAGGATGTCTTgcatatgctcatctgaaaCAGGACAAGTTAGAAGCAAGGGCAGTCAGAT atGAAAAGGACAGTCAGATCAGTGTGAATGATAAACTACTCATTGAGGTGGAGTCTTCTGTACCAGATGAAGGGCCAGATGAGATGCAAGATGATAATGTGACAGCAAGAGATCAAACCGAAGATTAG
- the LOC140877817 gene encoding secretory carrier-associated membrane protein 4-like: MVVPLHHVKMFTKKDATKVHDIAGVTVDDKNWPPFFPIIHHDIANEIPVHAQRLQYLAFASWLGIVLCLSFNVIDVIVCWVQGGGVKIFFLAIIYALMGCPLSYVLWYRPLYRAMRTDSALKFGWFFLFYLVCLFFPP, encoded by the exons ATGGTGGTTCCACTGCACCACGTGAAGATGTTCACAAAAAAAGATGCAACTAAAGTTCATGATATAGCTGGTGTCACGGTGGATGATAAAAATTGGCCTCCATTTTTCCCCATCATTCACCATGATATAGCCAATGAAATACCAGTTCATGCTCAGAGGTTGCAGTATCTGGCTTTTGCAAGTTGGTTAG GTATCGTCCTTTGCCTTTCGTTCAATGTCATTGATGTCATTGTTTGTTGGGTACAGGGTGGTG GTGTCAAGATCTTTTTCCTCGCAATAATATATGCCTTGATGGGATGCCCACTTTCATATGTCTTATGGTACAGGCCACTGTATCGGGCAATGAG GACTGATAGTGCTCTAAAATTTGGCTGGTTTTTCTTGTTCTATCTGGTATGCCTTTTTTTTCCACCTTGA